The Trueperaceae bacterium genomic interval GAGCACCGGCAGTACGGCGCTGGTGAGGCCGCCGACCGAAGGGTGCCACTTGCCCTCTTCGTCCCGGCGGATCGGTTCGCGATTCGCGACTATCAGCAGACGCACCGGCGCCTGCTCCTGTCTCCCCGGCGACTGGCCTGGGTTGAGCGATCGAGCCTCATCGTTCCCCCTACTGACCCTCGGTCTACCGACCCTGTGCCTTTTGACCCTCTGCCTTTTGACCCTCTGTGCGGCCACTCGTTGTCGGTGGAACCCGCGGCCCTTGGAAGTATAACTCGGCTTCTGGACAGCTCTTTACGGGTGTCGGTACAAACCGCGGGCCCGAGACCATGCTAGTTTCGGTCGCGGAGGGGCTGGCAGTGCGATCCGATCTCTGGTGGCAGCGCGGCATCATCTACCAGGTCTACCCGCGCTCGTTCCAGGACAGCAACGGGGATGGCGTCGGCGACTTGGAGGGGATCAGGGCCAGGCTCGACTACCTCGAGTGGCTGGGGGTGGACGCGGTCTGGATCAGCCCGATCTACCCCTCGCCGATGGCTGACTTCGGCTACGACGTCTCCGACTACACCGGTATCCATCCGCTCTTCGGGACGATGGAGGATTTCGACAGGCTGCTCGAGGAGGTACATGCGCGCGGACTCCGGATGATCCTCGATTTCGTGCCCAACCACACCTCCGAGCAGCACCCCTGGTTCCTCGAGTCGCGCTCCTCACGGGACAACCCCAAGCGCGACTGGTACATCTGGCGCGATCCGGGACCGGGAGGGGCACCGCCCAACAACTGGCTCTCCGTCTTCGGCGGCAGGGCCTGGGCTTTCGACGAGCGGACGGGCCAGTACTACTACCACGCCTACCTGAACGAGCAGCCTGACCTCAACTGGCGCAATCCGGAAGTCCAGGAGGCCATGCTCGCTGCCATGCGGTTCTGGCTCGACAAGGGGGTGGACGGCTTCCGGGTGGACGTCATGTGGCACATGATCAAGGACGAGCACTTCCGCGACAATCCGCTCAACCCCGACTACCGCGAGGGGATGCCCACCTACGACCAGCAGATACCGGCCTTCTCGGTGGATCAACCGGAGGTCCACGATGTCGTCGCCAAGATGCGCGAGGTCGTCGACGATTACGAGGAGAGGTTGCTGATAGGCGAGATCTACCTGCCGATACCCCAGCTCGTCACCTACTACGGCAGGGACGACCGACCGGGGGCCCATCTGCCCTTCAACTTCCAGCTCATCACGCTCCCCTGGAACGCTCGCAGGATCGCGGCGGCGATCGACGAGTACGAGGGCGAGTTACCGGAGGAAGCCTGGCCCAACTGGGTGCTGGGCAACCACGACAAGTCCCGCATCGCCAGCCGGGTGGGAGCCCGGCAGGCGCGAGTAGCGCAGATGCTGCTGCTCACCTTGCGAGGCACCCCCACCCTCTACTACGGCGACGAGATCGGCATGCACGACGTCGAGATCCCTGCGGAGAAGGTGCAGGACCCGAGCGCGTTACGCAACCCTGGGCTCGAGATGGGTCGCGATCCGATGCGCACCCCGATGCAGTGGAGCTCGGCGGATGGCGCCGGCTTCAGCGACGCCGAACCTTGGCTGCCGGTCGCCCGTGACTATCGTCGGGTGAACGTCGAAGCGCAGCGGGGTGACGAGGGCTCGATGCTCTGCCTGGTGAAGCGGCTGATCGAGCTGCGCCGGCGGGAAGCGGCCCTTTCGGTGGGCGACTACTACCCGGTGAACGCGAACACCGACGATGTACTGGCCTACTACCGGGAGCATGCGGGGAGGAGGCTCCTGATCGCTCTCAACTTCGCTTCGGCACGGCGGCGGCTAGCGCGCGAGTCCGGCGGCTGGAGGGGCCGGGTACTGCTCTCCACCCATCCGGACAGGAGTCGCAGGGGCGTGAGCGGTGAGGTCGAACTGGCCGCCCACGAGGGCGTAGTGGTTGCTCTCGAGGGGGCCGACTAGGTGCCTGGGCCGAGGGAACAGAACTACCTGACGCCACCCGGCTGGAGCGCCAATCCGTCCTCCTGGGGGCAGAGGCTCCCCATAGTCGCCCTTGCGCTCGTCGGAGTGGCGGTAGCGGGTTACCTGTCGCTCTTCCAGTTCGGCGTCATCGCAACCGTCTGGGAACCGTTCTTCGGGGACGGCTCCCGCAAGATCCTCACCTCGTCCGTGTCGAGGATCCTGCCCATCCCCGACGCTGCGCTGGGTGGGCTGGGGTACCTGGCCGACGCCGTTACCGGCGTCATCGGCGGTCGGGCCCGCTGGCGCGCGATGCCCTGGATAGTCGTCCTATTCGGGTTGGCCGTGGGTCCGCTCGGGGCGGTGAGCATCCTCCTTGTGATGCTCCAGCCGGTTCTCTTCGGCGAATTCTGCACCCTTTGTCTCGTGTCTGCGTTGATCTCGGTGCTGATGATCGGTCCTGCGCTCGACGAACTGCTCGCGGCCCTGCAGCACCTCAAACGGGTTCGGGTCAACGGCGGGTCGGTCTGGCGGGCTTTCTGGGGGCGGGGCAAGTGATCGCGCGGCTGTTCGAAGCGGTTCTCGGCATCTGGTTGATGGTCGCGCCGGCGGTGCTCGGCTACGGGTCTGTCGCGGCCACCAGCGACCGGATCGCTGGCCCTCTGATCGCTTCGGTGGCGATCGTGGCCGCCTGGGAGATCGCCCGGCCGCTCCGGCACCTGAACCTGCTCCTGGGCCTCTGGCTGCTGGCGGCTCCAGTGGTCCTCGGTTTCGGCGGAGCCGCCGCGGTAGACAGCGTCCTCGTTGGCATCGCCGTCGCCGCTCTCTCCCGCTGGCGCGGACGGGTGGAGAGCCGCTTCGGCGGCGGCTGGTCCGTACTCTGGCCGCCCTCGTGGGCGCGCGGCGAGGAGCAGCGTGAACTGTTCGCAGCGGAGGGACGCGATGACGGCCGCCGCCAGGGATAGCCGGGGCTTCGGTGGCATCGCCGACGACCGGTAAGGGCGCTCCAGACTCCTATACTTTCCCTTGTCGTGCCAGCCGGGCTGGGCCTCGTCCCGACCCTGTACGACGGAAGGAATAGAGATGTCCTACCTACTTCGCGGCGTCGCTGCCAACGGCGGCATACGCGTCGTCGCTGCAGATACGACCGAACTCGTGAGGGAGGCGCAGGTACGTCACGACGCGACCCCCACTGCCGGCGCAGCGCTCGGCCGGACCCTCACCGGCGCACTCCTCCTCGCCCACGTACTCCTCAAGAACCCTCAGGACCGGGTCACCGTGCGCCTTCGGGGCGACGGCGAGCTGGGTGGAGTCATAGCCGACGCCGGTCTCGATGGCACGGTACGCGGTTACGCCCGCGATCCCCGCGTGATCCTGCCGGCGCGCCCCGACGGGAAGCTCGACGTAGGCCGGGCGGTGGGCGAGGGCGAGATCGAGGTCATCCGCTCCCATGCGCCCTACGGTGATCCATACAGCTCGAGCGTGCCGCTGGTCTCCGGTGAGGTGGCAGCAGACATAGCGGTCTTCCTCGCCCGCTCCGAGCAGATCCGTTCGGCGGTGCTGCTGGGCGTCTACTTCGAAGGGGGCGAGGTGGTGAAGGCCGGCGGAGTTATCCTCCAGGCCCTGCCCGGGGCCGATGAGGCCGCCCTCAACCTGCTAGAAGCGAACGTGCGCGCCTTCGGTCAGCTCACCGATGTGCTGCGACGCGTCTCGCTGCTCGAGGCGATAGAGGAGCTGTGCTGGGGCCTGGAGTTCGAACTCCTCACCAAGGATGCCCTGCCGCTCTCGTTCGAGTGCCGTTGCAGCGACGCCAAGGCGGTCGACGCCCTCGCCTACTTCTCACGGGAGGAGCGCGAGGCGATGATCGCCGAGGACGGTGGCGCCGAAGTGGTGTGCCACTGGTGCGGCGAGAAGCGCTGGGTCGAGCCTGCGGCCATCCGCGGCATCTCCAGGAACGAGGTTCGCTGCCCCGACTGCGACACCCTCTGGTACCGTCAGGGACAGGCCACGATGATCAGGGAAGACGAGATCTGCGCCTGCGGTAGGCGGGTGGAACTCCCCGACTGATCTCGGCTGGTACAGTTCGCTCCATGAACCTCGCCGTCTTCCTCGCCCTCCTCGGCCTGGTGACGCTCTGGGCGTCGGCTTTCCCGGTGATAAAGCTGGGGCTGGACGGCTTGGGCGTGCTTCACCTGACGCTGCTCAGGCATCTGGTGGCCTCGGCCTGCTTCGTACCGTTCCTGGCCCTGAGCGGTAACCGGCTTTTCCCGCGCCGCCGCGACATACTCCCCTTCATCCTGCTGGGCAGTGTGGGCATCGGCGTCTACCACGTGACGCTCAACGCCGGCGAGCTGCGGGTGAGCGCCGGCGCCACGAGCCTGATCATCGGCGCGGCGCCGGCGATTACCGCCCTGCTGGCGCGCTTCTTCCTCGACGACCGGCTTCCGCTCCTGGGCTGGATCGGCAGCCTCATCTCCTTCGCCGGCATCGTCCTCATCGTGCTGGGCGATTCGGCGGCAGTCGGCTTCGACCCGTACGCCCTGTTCGTCGTCGCGGCGGCGTT includes:
- a CDS encoding alpha-amylase family glycosyl hydrolase, whose translation is MRSDLWWQRGIIYQVYPRSFQDSNGDGVGDLEGIRARLDYLEWLGVDAVWISPIYPSPMADFGYDVSDYTGIHPLFGTMEDFDRLLEEVHARGLRMILDFVPNHTSEQHPWFLESRSSRDNPKRDWYIWRDPGPGGAPPNNWLSVFGGRAWAFDERTGQYYYHAYLNEQPDLNWRNPEVQEAMLAAMRFWLDKGVDGFRVDVMWHMIKDEHFRDNPLNPDYREGMPTYDQQIPAFSVDQPEVHDVVAKMREVVDDYEERLLIGEIYLPIPQLVTYYGRDDRPGAHLPFNFQLITLPWNARRIAAAIDEYEGELPEEAWPNWVLGNHDKSRIASRVGARQARVAQMLLLTLRGTPTLYYGDEIGMHDVEIPAEKVQDPSALRNPGLEMGRDPMRTPMQWSSADGAGFSDAEPWLPVARDYRRVNVEAQRGDEGSMLCLVKRLIELRRREAALSVGDYYPVNANTDDVLAYYREHAGRRLLIALNFASARRRLARESGGWRGRVLLSTHPDRSRRGVSGEVELAAHEGVVVALEGAD
- a CDS encoding vitamin K epoxide reductase family protein — encoded protein: MPGPREQNYLTPPGWSANPSSWGQRLPIVALALVGVAVAGYLSLFQFGVIATVWEPFFGDGSRKILTSSVSRILPIPDAALGGLGYLADAVTGVIGGRARWRAMPWIVVLFGLAVGPLGAVSILLVMLQPVLFGEFCTLCLVSALISVLMIGPALDELLAALQHLKRVRVNGGSVWRAFWGRGK
- a CDS encoding SPW repeat protein; translated protein: MIARLFEAVLGIWLMVAPAVLGYGSVAATSDRIAGPLIASVAIVAAWEIARPLRHLNLLLGLWLLAAPVVLGFGGAAAVDSVLVGIAVAALSRWRGRVESRFGGGWSVLWPPSWARGEEQRELFAAEGRDDGRRQG
- a CDS encoding Hsp33 family molecular chaperone HslO — its product is MSYLLRGVAANGGIRVVAADTTELVREAQVRHDATPTAGAALGRTLTGALLLAHVLLKNPQDRVTVRLRGDGELGGVIADAGLDGTVRGYARDPRVILPARPDGKLDVGRAVGEGEIEVIRSHAPYGDPYSSSVPLVSGEVAADIAVFLARSEQIRSAVLLGVYFEGGEVVKAGGVILQALPGADEAALNLLEANVRAFGQLTDVLRRVSLLEAIEELCWGLEFELLTKDALPLSFECRCSDAKAVDALAYFSREEREAMIAEDGGAEVVCHWCGEKRWVEPAAIRGISRNEVRCPDCDTLWYRQGQATMIREDEICACGRRVELPD
- a CDS encoding DMT family transporter, with protein sequence MNLAVFLALLGLVTLWASAFPVIKLGLDGLGVLHLTLLRHLVASACFVPFLALSGNRLFPRRRDILPFILLGSVGIGVYHVTLNAGELRVSAGATSLIIGAAPAITALLARFFLDDRLPLLGWIGSLISFAGIVLIVLGDSAAVGFDPYALFVVAAAFAAAIYFVWQKPFFGRYSAPEVTAFATWGGTLPMLAFLPGLAADAGDAGAALLAAAYLGVFPSAIAYSLLAFALSRTPVTVVSVYLYAVPVLALLFSWVLLGEVPALLTLVGGAIAIGGIVLVNLVKAGGARRARLRKGSMPPGAGTAAAPHTPPR